The genomic segment GATCGTGCAGTCCATCGAACGAGAGGAATCGAACGATGGCACGCACGAAACGAAGCCGCCGGAGCTACGGCGCCGGCGAGTGGGGCCGGAACAGGGTCAGGGTGTTTCCAGACCCGAAAACCGGCCTGTTCCAGGTGGAGTGGCGCGAGAACGGCCGAAGGCTCACCCGGTCGCTGGGGCACCGCGATTGGGCGAGGGCGAAACGGCAGGCGGACGAGTTCGCGGCCGGGTTCGCCGCCCCGGACCTGAACGGCAAGGCGGAAGCCGAGCCGGAGCCGCTCACCCTGGAGATGCTCTTTGACATCTACGGTGAGGAGGTGACGCCCACCAAGAGGCGGAAGTCCTGGCAGCGGGACAGAGCCGCGATGGCGATGTTCCTCAAGTTCTTCGGCAGGGACCGAAGGCCGGAGACCCTGTCCCAGCGCGATTGGGACCGATTCATCCGGGAGCGCCGCGCGGGCAAGGTCGGCCCCAGTGGCAAGCCCGTGGGCAACCGGATGATCGAAGCGGACCTGACGTTCCTGATGGCGGTGCTCAACTGGGCCGCGAGGTCGAGGGACGAGCACGGCCGCCTGCTGCTGGACCGGAACCCGCTGAAGGGTCTCCGGAAGCCCGTCGAGAAGAACCCCACCCGGGTTGTTCTCACCGAAGAGGAGTATCAGGCGCTGCTCGGGGTCTCGCGGGGGTTGGACTGGCGCTTCCACGCCGCGCTCGTGCTCGCGCACGAAACCGGGCACCGGATCGGCGCGGTTCGCAATCTGCTGTGGTCCGATGTGGACTTCGAGGGCGAGACCGTTCGCTGGCGGGCGCAGCACGAGAAGACGGGCTACGAGCACACGACGCCCTTGACCGAAGAGGCGTTGGCCGCCTTGGAGGAGGCGCGGGCGATGAGCGACGGGATCGCGGACGCGCCGGTGTTGCCCGCGACCCGGAATCCCTCGGAGTGCGTGGGCTTCCCGCAGACCCGCTTCTGGTGGAAGCGGGCGGAGCGGCTCGCGGGACTGGAGCCGAAGCGAGGGAGAGGCTGGCATTCGCTGCGGCGGAAGTTCGCCAGCGACCTGATGGACCTGCCGCTGAAGGTGCTCTGCGAACTCGGAGGCTGGAAGGCGGCCAAGACGGTGCTGCGCTGTTATCAGCAGCCCGACGAGGCCCAACTCAGGCAGGCGATCCGGAGCCGCCGGAGGGCGCGGGGCTGAAATCGACTCGGCGGGAACCGAACGGCGGGAAATCGACGCCTGAATCCCGTAACTTCAATGGTTACAACAGATCCGCACGGGATGGTAAATGCTGGCCCAGCTTCTGTTCTCCGTCGTCATGGCCGGCGCCATGCTCTGGCTCTTCGTGGGTTTCGCGTCGGCCGAGATGGGGGATGTGTCGGGCGGCTTCGATGCGTTCGTGCGGCGCGCGTGGACCTTCTACGCGATCGCCATCCTCTGGGGCGTCGGCAGCTTTACCTGGCTCGTCGTGAACGCCATCGAGGTTCCGAAGCTCATCGCGGAGCACAACGTCCAACTCCACGGCCGCATCTTCGGCACCGATTAGTCGCGTACCGTCGTCCGATCGTCGTTCCAGCGGCGGATTGCCAGACAGGCGTTGTGCCCTCCGAAGGCAAACGAGTTCGACAGGGCGACCGGGACGGGGCGCCTGATGGGGCCGCCGTGGGCGTAGTCGAGATCGCACTCCGGATCCGCCTCCTCAAAGTTGATCGTCGGAGGGATCACGCTGTGCCTGCAGACCAGCATGGAGATCACGGCCTCGATGGCCCCGGCAGCCCCCAGCGGGTGACCCGTCATCGACTTCGTCGCGCCCACGACCGTGGATCGCGCGTGTTCGCCCAGCACTTCCTTGATCGCCTTCGTCTCGGCGGCGTCCCCGACCGGCGTCGCGGTCCCGTTCGCGTTGATGTAGCCGATGTCCTCGACCGCGAGGCCGGCGTCTTCGATCGCCTGCTGCATGGCCAGCCGGGCGCCGACGCCATCCGGAGCGGGAGCCGTCATGTGATACGCGTCCGCGCTCTGCCCGAAACCGACAATCTCCCCCAGAATCCGGGCGCCGCGCTCCCTCGCGTGCTCCAGTTCCTCGAGAATCAGCATCCCCGAGCCCTCCCCCAGCACGAAACCGTCTCGCCGGGCGTCGAAGGGGCGGCAAGCCTTCTCCGGGTCGTCGTTGCGCGTGGACATCGACCCCATCGACGCGAAGCCGGCGACCGCGAGCGGCGTAATGGCGGACTCCGTGCCCCCGGCGATCATCACATCCGTCTCTCCCCTCCGGATCGAGCGGAAGGCGAGTCCGAGCGAGTGGCCGCTCGAAGCGCAGGCCGACACGGTCGCGTAGTTCGGGCCGCGCGCCCCGTACACGATGGACAGGAGTCCGACCGTCATGTCCGGGATGAACATCGGGATGAGCAGAGGGGAGACGAAGCGCGGTCCCTTCGACAGGAGCTTCCGGTGCTGCGCTTCCAGCAGCGGGAGCCCGCCGACCGCGACCCCGACGACGACGCCCGTCCGATCCGGAGGCAGGTGGGCAAGCCCGTCACCAAAACCGGCCTGTTCCATGGCCTGGGAGCCCGCGGCAATGGCGAGCTGCAGGAACCGGTCCGCGCGGCGCGCTCCCTTCCGATCCAGATACTGCAGCGGGTCGAAGTCCTTCACCTCACAGGCGAAGCGGACGGCCTGGTCGGAGGCGTCAAAGAGGGTGATCGGACCCGCGCCGCTCACGCCCCCGAGCAGCGCGTCCCAGGTGGAGTCCACATCGAGACCGATGGGCGTGACCATCCCGACGCCCGTGATGACGACACGCCTCGTTGCACCGGTGTGGATCAAGCGGATGCTCCTCCCGCCATTCTCGTTCGGTCTCGGGACGGAAGGATCCCGTCATGGAATCGTGGAATCGACTTCGTTCCGCCCCTCACCCCGTGTTGGGGGGAGATAATACAGTGACCCCGAAGGCCTGACATGGGGAGCCGAACAACAGCGTGTCGCGTCGGCGGCCCACCGGGAGGGTCGTGAGGCCGTGGCGCGCTCGCTCGAACGAAGGCGGGGCGCCCCCGACTCGCGTGGAGGTAAGTCCGGGTCCGTCCAGGTCAGGGAGCCACGCACTCCCAAGACTGGATCCGGCCATCGCCGACCGTGATCTCCGTGTTCAACCCCTGCTCGGCGCACTCCTGGGGGATGGACTCGCTCCAATGCTCAGGTTGCAGGCCGTTCCAAACCAAATAAAGCACCACGCCTACGATGATCCCGCAAAAGAACTTCCAAGACCTGGACATTTCGAGCTCGCTCCCTCCGGTCGCTCGGTTCGAACCCACGTGGGCTTACGCCCTACCTTTAACGGAGGGGGTGTCCGCCTCCCCGCCGATCCCGTGCAATTTATGCCGGTCCCGCAATGTGCCTTAATTCCCTCCCCCAAAGAATGTTACGGACCATCTGCCGTCCCTTGACGTCCCGCGATGTTCCGGGTATTCTTGAACCGAGTGTGGGACGTACCGTGGGACGCCATGTCCGACTCCGAGCGAAGAAATGACCGCGAAAACACCGAAACCAGCCAACGGCCTCACCGGCCTGTTCGTCCGAAACGTAGTCCACAGCGGCCGAACCGGCGCCGACAAGTACGGGGACCAGCACGGCCTGATCCTACGGGTGCTCCCCTCGGGGAGCAAGCAGTGGATTTGGCGCGGCACCGTCGGCGGAAAGCGGGTGGATCTGGGCTTGGGCGGATACCCCTACGTCACGCTCGCCGAAGCCCGCCAGAAGGCCTTCGAGCACCGCAGGACCGCCCGCGCCGGCGAAGATCCGAGGTTGGCCCGGCGCGCCTCGCCGAAGTTCGAGGAAGCGGCCGAGACGGTGATCGCCATCCACCGCCAGTCCTGGCGTCCCGGCGGGAAGAGCGAGGGCCAGTGGAGGGCGAGTCTTCGCGACTACGCGATGCCGAGGTTGGGCGCGAAGGGAGTGGACGAGATCACGACGGCGGACGTGATGGATGTCCTGCTGCCGATCTGGTCGAGCAAGCCGGAGACGGCCCGGAGGGTGCGCCAGCGGATCGGCGCGATCATGAAGTGGGCGGTGGCCCAGGGCTACCGCGAGAGCAATCCGGCCGGCGACGCGATCGGTTCGGCGCTCCCGCGGCACGGGAAGGGCCGCCGGCACTTCCGGGCGCTTCCCCACGCCGAGGTGGGAGCGGCGCTGGAGGCGATCTGCGCTTCGCGGGCGTGGCCGGCGACCAAGCTCGCTTTCGAGTTTCTGGTGCTGACGGCGGCGCGGTCGGGCGAGGTCCGCCACGCCATGTGGAAGGAAATGGACCTCGGGGCGGAGACGTGGACGGTGCCGGACGAACGCATGAAGTCCGGACGTGCACACAGGGTGCCGCTGACTTCGAGGGCGGTCGAGATCCTCGGTGAAGCTCGCCGCCATTCGGGAGGGGATGGACTGGTCTTCTCATCCCCGACCAACCGGGTACTCTCGGCAAGCACACTCTCGAAGCTGCTGAGAGAGAACGGCGTTCCGGCCGTGCCCCATGGGTTCCGCACGTCGTTCAGGGTCTGGTGCGGCGACACGGGCGTGGCCAGAGAGGTGGCGGAGGCGGCCTTGGCCCATGTCGTGCGCGACAAGGTGGAGGCGGCCTACGCCAGAGGCACCCTCTTCGCGCGCCGGCGCCAGGTGATGGACCGCTGGGCTCGCTATCTTGCCGAATCCGTTTGCACGGCTGCTGAGTTCAACGGAGCCTGAGCGGGCCCCGGTTGGTGCGCGCGCCGGGGGGATCGCGATCCGTCTTCAAGCGATCCGGGGACCATGATTCGGGGCCTCGAATCAGGCTGGACTCGCTCTGGTAGCGGGATGGTCGCATAGGATCACCAGTTGGCCCTCACGACAACGCTGCCCAGCTGCCCAGTAGAAACAACCCGTAGCCAGTCAGAACCGAGATCACCAACGCCCGCCCAGATGCCCTCTCATAGCGGGCGGCACAGGTCGAAGATACCGTCAAGTCGCCTGAAGAGCGGGGGAAACCAACACATGGCCCCGAAGGAACCGAGATTCCCCCTGTACTTTCTCCAAGCTTCGGTGGACGGAAATGGCTGTCCCGATCTCCTCGTGCTCTCTGCACAACACGAGAAGGAACGATCCGATCACGATGCACCCAAGAGTACTCATCGCTTCATGGCTGCAGCGTCTCCACACGCTTTTCCAGCGCGGAGATTCGACCCTCAATTCTCTCCTCGGAACGACCGAGACTGGTCCCGAGTTCTAGGACGATGTCGAGTAACTGCCCCCTCGCCCTGTCCCGGATTGCCTTGATCTGCTTTCAGAAAGTGTCCATCCCCTCGGCCAAGCGATCCGACATGTCAATGGGCTTCGAAAATGTCAGGGTCCGAATACTGCTCCGCGAAGGGAGCGGAGCGACCGGAGCAGGGCAGCGGAGCGGGAGCGCAGCCGTCATGACGGACCTTCTCCGGACGCCGGTACTTCGGCATCTATTTGGCTCGCCCGTGGATGGATCGCCTTCGAGAGTTCGGCGTGGCGGCGCATTCGGTAGCTGTTGCCCCGGATGTTCACGATATGGCTGTGGAGCAGCCGGTCGAGCAGGGCGGCGGCCATGACCTCGTCGCCGAGGCAGGTAGCCGATCTCGTCGACGACGAGCAGCGCCGGATGGGTTAGGATCTTTCAGGCGGCGGTCAGGTCTGCCAGCGGTTTTGGCCTCCTCCGGCGAGTTGACGAGGTCGGTCAGGGTGCCGAAGTAGATCCTTCCGTCCGCTCTCGGTCGCCGTGATCGCCAAGCTAATGGCGAGGTGCGTCTTGCCCACGCAGGGGCGGTCCGAGGAAAACCACTTCTCCTGCCGCCCTAGCCCGGATTTCTCACACGCTGCCCGGAGCGCCGTCGTAGGCGCGGTTCGGGGATAGTCGTCGGGATAATGGGTGCGGTTTGGGGTACTCGGACAGTCCTGCGGGGTTCGATCGCGGGCTTTTTCCGGGATCGGGAAGCGGTCGAAGGCGTTCGCGGCGGCGCCGGATGAGCAGTGGAGACACCGGTGCGTCGGCCCGGAGCTCCGGGCGGGTCGGGAGGCGGTCGGGG from the Candidatus Palauibacter soopunensis genome contains:
- a CDS encoding tyrosine-type recombinase/integrase, encoding MARTKRSRRSYGAGEWGRNRVRVFPDPKTGLFQVEWRENGRRLTRSLGHRDWARAKRQADEFAAGFAAPDLNGKAEAEPEPLTLEMLFDIYGEEVTPTKRRKSWQRDRAAMAMFLKFFGRDRRPETLSQRDWDRFIRERRAGKVGPSGKPVGNRMIEADLTFLMAVLNWAARSRDEHGRLLLDRNPLKGLRKPVEKNPTRVVLTEEEYQALLGVSRGLDWRFHAALVLAHETGHRIGAVRNLLWSDVDFEGETVRWRAQHEKTGYEHTTPLTEEALAALEEARAMSDGIADAPVLPATRNPSECVGFPQTRFWWKRAERLAGLEPKRGRGWHSLRRKFASDLMDLPLKVLCELGGWKAAKTVLRCYQQPDEAQLRQAIRSRRRARG
- the fabF gene encoding beta-ketoacyl-ACP synthase II; its protein translation is MIHTGATRRVVITGVGMVTPIGLDVDSTWDALLGGVSGAGPITLFDASDQAVRFACEVKDFDPLQYLDRKGARRADRFLQLAIAAGSQAMEQAGFGDGLAHLPPDRTGVVVGVAVGGLPLLEAQHRKLLSKGPRFVSPLLIPMFIPDMTVGLLSIVYGARGPNYATVSACASSGHSLGLAFRSIRRGETDVMIAGGTESAITPLAVAGFASMGSMSTRNDDPEKACRPFDARRDGFVLGEGSGMLILEELEHARERGARILGEIVGFGQSADAYHMTAPAPDGVGARLAMQQAIEDAGLAVEDIGYINANGTATPVGDAAETKAIKEVLGEHARSTVVGATKSMTGHPLGAAGAIEAVISMLVCRHSVIPPTINFEEADPECDLDYAHGGPIRRPVPVALSNSFAFGGHNACLAIRRWNDDRTTVRD
- a CDS encoding integrase arm-type DNA-binding domain-containing protein, whose protein sequence is MTAKTPKPANGLTGLFVRNVVHSGRTGADKYGDQHGLILRVLPSGSKQWIWRGTVGGKRVDLGLGGYPYVTLAEARQKAFEHRRTARAGEDPRLARRASPKFEEAAETVIAIHRQSWRPGGKSEGQWRASLRDYAMPRLGAKGVDEITTADVMDVLLPIWSSKPETARRVRQRIGAIMKWAVAQGYRESNPAGDAIGSALPRHGKGRRHFRALPHAEVGAALEAICASRAWPATKLAFEFLVLTAARSGEVRHAMWKEMDLGAETWTVPDERMKSGRAHRVPLTSRAVEILGEARRHSGGDGLVFSSPTNRVLSASTLSKLLRENGVPAVPHGFRTSFRVWCGDTGVAREVAEAALAHVVRDKVEAAYARGTLFARRRQVMDRWARYLAESVCTAAEFNGA
- a CDS encoding ATP-binding protein — translated: MAAALLDRLLHSHIVNIRGNSYRMRRHAELSKAIHPRASQIDAEVPASGEGPS